In a genomic window of Leptospira hartskeerlii:
- the alaS gene encoding alanine--tRNA ligase has translation MNFKKVSEVRKIFLDYFKEKGHTVVPSSSLLPAGDPTLLFTTAGMVQFKPLFTGAVELPYTRATSAQKCLRTTDLENVGKTERHCTFFEMLGNFSFGDYFKEEAIEYALDCSVNYLGFPKEKIWITVFENDDEAEKIWVSKGIPKDRITRLGKKDNFWGPAGDSGACGPCSELYLDRGPEKAFPDCGVKYECKPGCDCDRFLEFWNIVFNQFNQDTEGNLHPLKQTGIDTGSGLERVALLLQGVDSVYDTDELRRIITEVEKISGKTYNESTKVPFRVITDHIRSVLFTVSDGIYPDRTGRGYVIRRLIRRAVLFARKLDLREPFLHKLARSVCDIYKERYPDLEKHISSVERTLLAEEELFLKTLEIGLEKIEVLVSKTKSEGSSTFSGKDSFLLYGTYGFPAEMTEEIVAEHGLSFDRKGFEEELEKDRQSSRETWKANKVSLFTGIKTDKTRFLGYDVLEAESDLKFLFSDNKQTSALKEGESGVLVFSSSPFYPEGGGQVGDIGFIRKGQSVFKVLDTQKENDIILHIGTVLSGSFSAGDKAMLEVEKERRERLKFHHSGTHLLNGALRNLLGNHVLQKGSIVSPEYLRFDFSHPSPLSAEEIRNIESWVNESIVRHIPVDTKVLPIEEAKKTGAVAAFDEKYGDSVRVLQMGDRSLEFCGGTHVGNTGDIGYFFIKKESSPGAGNRRIEAVAGPLVVETFQNRFAELTEAVQNLNLKIKDELGAEGSSLSIKTIIPGPDEIRSLFASKGADAVVSLRDLSEKLSVELEETQSKFLKEKKNRESRDFENNPEVIAKVFENSKVIGSVKIVSAIFESKDAKALKGLSDNIKVREKEIVAILASKNTEDASIVITCSSSLVGKIHCGELVKTACEILGGKGGGKPDMAQGGGKEVSKVEEAVQSALEKASSSLNGGK, from the coding sequence ATGAATTTTAAAAAAGTTTCCGAAGTCCGCAAAATCTTTTTGGATTATTTTAAGGAGAAGGGCCATACAGTAGTTCCTTCTTCTTCTCTTTTACCTGCGGGAGATCCTACACTTCTATTCACTACTGCAGGAATGGTTCAGTTCAAGCCTTTGTTCACCGGTGCAGTGGAACTTCCTTATACAAGAGCAACTTCTGCTCAAAAATGTCTTAGAACAACTGACTTGGAGAATGTCGGTAAAACCGAAAGGCACTGTACATTCTTCGAAATGCTTGGAAACTTCAGCTTTGGAGATTATTTTAAAGAAGAAGCAATCGAATACGCATTGGATTGTTCCGTAAATTATCTTGGATTTCCTAAAGAAAAGATCTGGATCACAGTATTCGAAAATGATGATGAAGCAGAGAAGATCTGGGTCTCCAAAGGTATTCCTAAGGATAGGATCACTCGTTTAGGTAAAAAAGATAATTTCTGGGGACCGGCTGGAGATAGTGGTGCTTGCGGACCTTGTTCCGAGTTGTATTTGGACAGAGGACCTGAAAAGGCTTTTCCGGATTGTGGAGTCAAATACGAGTGCAAGCCCGGTTGCGATTGCGATCGTTTTTTAGAATTTTGGAATATAGTATTCAACCAATTCAATCAGGACACCGAAGGCAATCTTCATCCGCTCAAACAAACCGGAATTGATACTGGCTCCGGATTGGAAAGAGTCGCTCTACTCTTGCAAGGAGTGGATTCGGTTTATGATACCGACGAACTTCGTAGGATTATTACGGAAGTAGAAAAGATTTCCGGCAAAACTTATAACGAATCCACAAAAGTCCCGTTCAGAGTGATTACGGACCATATTCGTTCCGTGTTATTCACAGTGTCCGACGGGATCTATCCGGACAGAACAGGAAGAGGATACGTTATACGTCGCTTAATTCGTAGAGCGGTATTGTTTGCGCGAAAACTAGATTTGAGAGAACCTTTCTTACACAAGCTAGCCAGATCGGTGTGTGATATTTATAAAGAAAGATATCCCGATCTTGAAAAACATATCTCCTCAGTGGAAAGAACACTTCTCGCAGAAGAGGAATTATTTCTCAAAACCTTAGAGATCGGTTTGGAAAAAATAGAAGTTCTGGTTTCCAAAACTAAGTCGGAAGGTTCCAGCACATTCTCCGGAAAAGATAGCTTCTTACTTTATGGAACTTACGGATTCCCTGCGGAGATGACGGAAGAGATCGTAGCAGAACACGGCCTTTCTTTTGATAGAAAAGGTTTCGAAGAAGAATTGGAGAAAGACAGACAATCTTCTCGCGAGACTTGGAAAGCAAATAAGGTTTCCTTATTCACAGGGATCAAAACAGATAAGACCCGGTTTTTGGGTTACGATGTTTTAGAAGCTGAGTCGGATCTTAAATTTTTATTCTCAGATAATAAGCAAACTTCGGCGCTTAAAGAAGGTGAATCCGGAGTATTAGTATTTTCTTCCAGTCCATTCTATCCGGAAGGTGGGGGACAGGTTGGAGATATAGGATTCATTCGAAAAGGACAATCTGTCTTTAAGGTTTTGGATACTCAAAAAGAGAATGATATCATTCTTCATATCGGAACTGTTCTTTCCGGAAGTTTCTCGGCCGGAGACAAGGCTATGTTGGAAGTGGAAAAGGAAAGAAGAGAAAGACTTAAATTCCATCACTCCGGAACTCACTTATTGAACGGAGCTCTTAGAAATCTTCTTGGAAATCATGTTCTTCAAAAAGGATCCATCGTTTCTCCTGAATATCTGCGTTTCGACTTCTCTCATCCAAGCCCTTTGAGTGCAGAAGAAATTCGTAATATAGAATCTTGGGTAAACGAAAGTATTGTCCGCCATATTCCTGTGGATACTAAGGTGCTTCCGATAGAAGAAGCTAAGAAGACCGGAGCAGTCGCCGCCTTCGACGAAAAATACGGAGACAGTGTAAGGGTCCTTCAGATGGGAGATCGCTCCTTGGAATTCTGCGGCGGGACCCACGTTGGTAATACCGGAGATATCGGATACTTCTTCATTAAAAAAGAATCCAGCCCAGGTGCAGGAAATAGAAGGATAGAAGCAGTGGCAGGCCCTCTTGTTGTGGAAACCTTCCAAAACAGATTTGCAGAATTAACGGAAGCGGTCCAAAATTTGAATCTTAAGATCAAAGATGAGTTAGGGGCAGAAGGAAGTTCACTTTCCATCAAAACAATAATCCCAGGACCCGATGAGATCAGATCTTTGTTTGCATCCAAGGGGGCGGATGCCGTAGTTTCGCTTAGAGATCTTTCCGAAAAACTATCCGTAGAATTGGAAGAGACTCAATCCAAGTTTTTAAAAGAGAAGAAGAACAGAGAGTCCAGAGACTTCGAGAATAACCCCGAAGTGATCGCAAAAGTATTCGAAAATTCTAAAGTGATCGGATCTGTTAAAATTGTTTCTGCGATTTTTGAATCTAAGGATGCAAAGGCGTTAAAAGGACTTTCTGATAATATCAAAGTCAGAGAAAAAGAAATAGTGGCCATTCTTGCCAGCAAAAACACGGAAGATGCAAGTATCGTAATCACTTGTTCTTCTTCTTTGGTTGGAAAGATCCACTGCGGAGAACTAGTCAAAACTGCCTGTGAAATTTTAGGTGGAAAGGGCGGCGGAAAACCGGATATGGCCCAAGGCGGAGGAAAAGAAGTTTCCAAAGTAGAAGAAGCAGTTCAGTCCGCATTAGAAAAGGCAAGTTCCAGTTTGAACGGGGGAAAATAA
- a CDS encoding YajQ family cyclic di-GMP-binding protein, which yields MSDPSFDVVSEIDRPELQNAVTQAIAEIKNRFDFKGSKSEIKLEEENLTLISDNEAKLESVIDVLINKMAKRGLGLKSFDFKSKLEPATGNTVRMKVKIRNGLEKEQTKEITKIVKDSKLKVIPTIMGNCVRIQGKKKDDLQEIMKLLKSADLPFDVQFQNFKG from the coding sequence ATGAGCGATCCATCATTTGATGTTGTTTCCGAGATAGATAGACCTGAATTACAAAACGCGGTTACTCAAGCGATTGCGGAAATCAAGAACAGATTCGACTTTAAAGGTTCCAAGTCGGAGATTAAACTGGAAGAAGAGAATCTGACTCTTATTTCCGATAACGAAGCAAAGTTGGAAAGTGTGATCGATGTCCTCATCAACAAGATGGCTAAAAGAGGGCTTGGCCTAAAATCTTTCGATTTTAAATCAAAGTTAGAACCTGCTACCGGCAATACTGTTCGTATGAAAGTGAAAATACGTAACGGTCTCGAAAAAGAACAGACTAAAGAAATCACTAAGATCGTAAAAGATTCTAAGTTAAAAGTGATCCCTACCATCATGGGAAATTGTGTCAGGATCCAAGGTAAGAAGAAGGACGATCTTCAAGAGATTATGAAACTCTTAAAATCTGCAGACCTTCCTTTTGACGTTCAATTCCAAAATTTTAAGGGTTAA
- the mpl17 gene encoding cell surface protein MPL17 — MKRFLYLAIISIFLISGLSAEEENPIKFKIEKSSPSGYLLKVVYPENFGVQREAPHRILLNPGSGLKVVSADLKLKGKTSVRKKEYFESVEPMQLKLEGKGELEIHAKIFYCDYNRNICIPGKILQKEIIQ; from the coding sequence ATGAAACGTTTTCTATATCTCGCAATTATTTCTATTTTTCTGATCTCAGGACTTTCGGCAGAAGAAGAAAACCCGATCAAATTCAAGATAGAAAAATCCTCACCTTCCGGTTATCTTTTAAAGGTCGTTTATCCTGAAAATTTCGGGGTCCAAAGAGAAGCTCCGCATCGTATCTTGCTCAATCCCGGGTCCGGATTAAAAGTTGTTTCTGCAGATTTAAAGTTGAAAGGTAAGACTTCTGTCCGCAAAAAAGAATATTTCGAATCTGTAGAACCTATGCAATTGAAATTAGAAGGAAAAGGTGAGTTGGAAATTCACGCAAAAATTTTCTACTGCGATTATAACAGGAATATTTGTATTCCTGGAAAGATATTACAAAAAGAAATTATACAATAA
- a CDS encoding lipoprotein has translation MHIKTIFTLLVVSLISVCKTPQTEEPKKETPKNVVEESAPTEDDQFVKATEGFISSSTYQVVVSSLDSNEGEALDLAKKRALNLFIAEKGDSFRATDRKFLKELVDSKGKIVKVSKPINGKTYYLFHVSQPDLKIEIKK, from the coding sequence ATGCATATAAAAACGATTTTTACGTTACTCGTCGTTTCACTCATTTCAGTATGTAAAACACCGCAAACGGAAGAGCCTAAAAAAGAAACTCCGAAGAATGTAGTGGAGGAATCCGCTCCCACCGAAGACGACCAATTTGTAAAAGCAACCGAAGGTTTCATTAGCTCTTCTACTTACCAAGTTGTTGTATCTTCCCTGGATAGCAATGAAGGCGAGGCATTAGATCTAGCCAAAAAAAGAGCCTTAAATCTTTTTATAGCGGAGAAGGGAGATTCATTCCGCGCTACTGACCGTAAATTCCTGAAAGAGTTAGTAGACTCAAAAGGTAAGATCGTAAAAGTTTCTAAACCGATCAACGGAAAGACATACTATCTATTTCACGTATCTCAACCGGATCTGAAGATAGAAATTAAGAAATGA
- a CDS encoding M16 family metallopeptidase — MWEYLSKSVISRFSFLFFTLCLFINVEASANEDIFSEIRTTLESRVRKVTLKNGIRLLMMKRADSPTVAVYTKFLVGAADETPEIAGTAHLLEHMLFKGTKNIGVTDAQKEKVYLDQIRVWGKRLDSYRLQERELAVKGEPVPEKLIKDKNILEIRFKNLLELHRKFVVSNEDSYIYEKNGGTGFNAYTTNDVTNYQILLPANRLEIWAKLESDRLKDPILREYYTERDVVLEERRMRVENQGMGILREKFLGAAFPKHSYGMPVIGYESNLPFLDIDKTEEFFRKNYRPHKMAIGIVGDLDFDKTEKLVRKYFEDIPDGPSPKLSHEPESFDHETRRVSVKHSSGPMKVMGWLTPASPHPDKPVFELIDAILSQGETGRLYKRLVLRDKLAQRVACWTGEPGERYANLFAVYVTNVRGADPDKIESSILEEIETLKKEPVTEEELAKIKNQIVADYIRGLNSNSKLADVLTYYELVAGDWTEIFDDYARLDRVTPEDIMRVAQKYFTPRNLTVGDLINSDGEKK, encoded by the coding sequence ATGTGGGAATATCTTTCCAAGTCAGTCATTTCTCGTTTCAGCTTTTTGTTTTTTACTCTTTGTTTATTTATTAACGTCGAAGCTTCCGCTAACGAAGACATCTTCTCAGAGATCCGAACTACTTTGGAGTCCAGAGTTAGGAAGGTGACTTTGAAGAATGGGATCAGGCTTCTCATGATGAAGAGGGCAGATTCTCCTACTGTTGCAGTTTATACCAAATTTTTAGTGGGAGCTGCGGATGAAACTCCTGAGATTGCGGGCACAGCCCACCTTTTAGAGCATATGCTTTTTAAAGGTACGAAGAATATCGGGGTTACTGACGCTCAAAAAGAAAAAGTATACCTGGATCAGATCCGTGTTTGGGGAAAACGTTTAGATTCTTATCGTTTACAAGAAAGAGAATTGGCTGTTAAAGGGGAGCCCGTTCCTGAAAAACTGATCAAAGATAAAAATATTTTAGAGATCAGATTCAAAAATCTGTTGGAGCTCCATCGTAAATTCGTGGTTTCCAATGAAGACTCTTATATTTACGAGAAGAATGGCGGCACAGGTTTTAACGCGTATACCACAAACGATGTTACTAATTATCAAATCCTTCTTCCTGCAAATAGATTAGAGATTTGGGCAAAACTGGAATCTGATAGATTAAAAGATCCTATATTAAGAGAATATTATACGGAAAGGGATGTTGTCCTGGAAGAACGCAGGATGAGAGTGGAAAACCAAGGAATGGGTATCTTAAGAGAAAAGTTTTTAGGGGCGGCGTTCCCGAAACATTCTTATGGAATGCCTGTGATAGGTTACGAATCCAATCTTCCTTTTTTGGACATTGATAAAACGGAAGAATTTTTCAGAAAGAATTATAGACCCCATAAAATGGCGATCGGGATCGTAGGAGATCTGGATTTCGATAAGACCGAAAAACTAGTTAGGAAATATTTTGAAGATATTCCGGATGGGCCTTCTCCTAAACTTTCTCATGAGCCGGAAAGTTTTGATCATGAAACCAGAAGAGTGAGCGTAAAACATTCTTCCGGGCCTATGAAGGTGATGGGTTGGTTGACTCCTGCTTCTCCTCATCCTGATAAACCTGTTTTTGAATTGATAGACGCGATCTTATCTCAGGGAGAAACCGGGAGACTGTATAAGAGATTGGTACTAAGGGATAAACTTGCACAAAGAGTTGCTTGTTGGACCGGAGAACCAGGCGAAAGATACGCGAATCTTTTCGCGGTCTATGTGACGAATGTAAGAGGTGCCGACCCGGATAAGATTGAATCTTCTATCTTGGAAGAAATTGAAACTCTCAAAAAAGAGCCAGTTACCGAAGAAGAATTAGCGAAGATCAAAAATCAGATCGTTGCGGATTATATTCGAGGTTTAAACAGTAATTCTAAACTTGCGGACGTTCTTACTTATTACGAATTAGTCGCGGGGGATTGGACTGAAATTTTCGACGATTACGCACGTTTGGATAGAGTCACTCCGGAAGATATTATGAGAGTGGCTCAGAAATATTTCACGCCTAGAAATTTGACTGTGGGCGATCTGATCAATTCAGACGGAGAGAAAAAATGA